A section of the Microbacterium sp. MM2322 genome encodes:
- a CDS encoding PH domain-containing protein produces the protein MSDLDPQVPTPEAPAGSAPPPADSAPPAAVSAPPPAAVRSEMSDGDWHRMHPLSPLLRGGLTLLVILGILVANLRDRLISFFLPEDFRYGEEDPVDFVLQNGIAVQALVAVAVGLVILIALFWTAWRFHTFRITGDQVEVRSGVLFRTHRRAPLDRVQGVNLTRPALARLVGLAKLEVVGAGLDANVKLEYLSTRNAETVRGDILRLASGHRKKDAAVRTAPTGAALAPRISAGINEIIDGVDEDEAEPESIVRVPMSRLILAGLLSGSTIAFIVVVIAVIVGLVMQPIWIIPALGASVPAAIGFGAYAIRQFIRTVRYSIAPTSAGVRVTFGLLTTVTETLPPGRVHAVDIRQPLLWRWGGWYRIRVNRLSGRSASDTSSTQMGDVLPIGTLADVERVLRLLLPSIPIDAALLDAGLRGPRDDDGYTTSSPRARAIDPLTWRRNGIRVLPQAVLMRTGRLWPKLTILPLARLQSVRVSQGPLARTLGLATITGHTVMGPVTGTVESLDHAQAYEQWNAITAAAVAAASDETTESTDESTVAEPTDGASFAEPTDAAPVAPSLTPPVAAPPAPPAPPAPLTVAPPTPPAEQP, from the coding sequence GTGAGCGACCTCGACCCGCAGGTCCCGACGCCAGAGGCGCCCGCCGGCTCGGCTCCGCCCCCTGCCGACTCGGCTCCGCCCGCCGCCGTCTCGGCTCCGCCCCCTGCCGCGGTGCGCTCCGAGATGAGCGACGGCGACTGGCACCGGATGCATCCGCTCTCGCCGCTCCTGCGCGGCGGGCTGACGCTCCTCGTGATCCTCGGCATCCTCGTCGCGAACCTGCGCGACCGGCTCATCTCCTTCTTCCTCCCCGAGGACTTCCGCTACGGCGAGGAGGACCCGGTCGACTTCGTCCTGCAGAACGGCATCGCCGTGCAGGCTCTCGTCGCCGTGGCGGTGGGCCTCGTCATCCTCATCGCTCTGTTCTGGACGGCGTGGCGGTTCCACACCTTCCGGATCACGGGGGATCAGGTCGAGGTGCGCAGCGGCGTGCTCTTCCGCACGCACCGTCGTGCCCCGCTCGACCGGGTGCAGGGCGTCAACCTGACCCGTCCCGCTCTCGCCCGTCTGGTCGGTCTCGCCAAGCTCGAGGTCGTCGGCGCCGGGCTCGACGCGAACGTGAAGCTCGAGTACCTGTCGACCCGCAATGCCGAGACGGTCCGCGGCGACATCCTCCGTCTCGCGTCCGGGCATCGGAAGAAGGATGCCGCGGTCCGTACCGCCCCGACCGGCGCCGCGCTGGCCCCGCGGATCAGCGCGGGCATCAACGAGATCATCGACGGCGTCGACGAGGACGAGGCAGAACCCGAATCGATCGTCCGCGTGCCGATGTCGCGACTCATCCTCGCCGGGCTGCTCTCGGGGTCGACGATCGCGTTCATCGTCGTCGTGATCGCGGTGATCGTCGGCCTGGTCATGCAGCCGATCTGGATCATCCCCGCGCTCGGTGCGTCCGTCCCGGCGGCCATCGGTTTCGGGGCGTACGCGATCCGCCAGTTCATCCGCACGGTCCGCTATTCGATCGCGCCGACGTCGGCGGGGGTCCGCGTCACCTTCGGGCTCCTGACCACCGTCACCGAGACGCTGCCGCCGGGTCGCGTCCACGCCGTCGACATCCGGCAGCCTCTCCTGTGGCGCTGGGGCGGCTGGTACCGCATCCGGGTGAACCGGCTCTCGGGGCGCTCCGCCAGCGACACGTCGTCGACCCAGATGGGCGACGTCCTCCCCATCGGCACGCTGGCCGACGTCGAGCGCGTGCTGCGACTGCTGCTGCCGTCGATCCCCATCGACGCCGCACTCCTCGACGCCGGTCTTCGCGGACCCCGCGACGACGACGGCTACACGACCTCCTCGCCCCGCGCGCGCGCCATCGACCCGCTCACGTGGCGTCGGAACGGCATCCGGGTCCTGCCGCAGGCGGTGCTCATGCGCACCGGACGCCTCTGGCCGAAGCTCACCATCCTTCCCCTCGCGCGGTTGCAGTCGGTGCGCGTCTCGCAGGGCCCCCTCGCCCGCACGCTCGGACTTGCGACCATCACGGGGCACACCGTGATGGGGCCCGTCACGGGAACCGTGGAATCGCTCGACCACGCGCAGGCGTACGAGCAGTGGAACGCGATCACGGCCGCGGCGGTGGCCGCTGCATCCGACGAGACGACGGAATCGACCGATGAGTCGACGGTCGCAGAGCCGACGGATGGCGCGTCCTTCGCAGAGCCGACGGATGCCGCGCCCGTCGCGCCGTCGCTGACGCCGCCGGTCGCTGCTCCACCGGCTCCGCCGGCTCCACCGGCTCCGCTGACGGTCGCGCCGCCGACGCCACCCGCGGAGCAGCCGTGA
- a CDS encoding DUF2520 domain-containing protein: MTREGRLGVGVIGAGRVGPVVAAALAGAGHALTGITPGSDDDRVEAILPGLPRVSAEEVIRRSELVVLAVPHDELPGLVAGLAELGAWQVGQIVMHTDAAHGIQVLAPAASRGAIPVAIHPAIAFTGTSTDLRALKDAYAAVTAPAAVLPIAQALAVEMGCEPIVVADADRAAYGEAISTATTFSASIVQQSADLLRSAGVDDPSRYLSALVHTTIDRALSAAAPSLGDGPPVLP; encoded by the coding sequence GTGACCCGTGAGGGTCGCCTCGGGGTCGGTGTGATCGGAGCGGGACGGGTCGGTCCGGTGGTCGCCGCCGCCCTGGCCGGCGCCGGGCATGCCTTGACCGGCATCACCCCGGGCTCCGACGATGACCGAGTCGAGGCGATCCTGCCCGGCCTCCCGCGGGTGAGCGCCGAAGAGGTGATCCGGCGGAGCGAACTCGTGGTCCTCGCGGTTCCGCACGACGAACTCCCCGGGCTCGTCGCGGGTCTCGCCGAACTCGGCGCCTGGCAGGTCGGACAGATCGTGATGCACACGGATGCCGCGCACGGCATACAGGTGCTCGCGCCCGCCGCGTCGCGCGGGGCGATCCCGGTCGCCATCCACCCGGCCATCGCTTTCACGGGGACCTCGACCGATCTGCGTGCGCTGAAAGACGCGTACGCCGCGGTCACCGCACCCGCTGCCGTGTTGCCGATCGCGCAGGCGCTCGCCGTCGAGATGGGCTGCGAGCCGATCGTCGTCGCCGACGCCGATCGGGCTGCCTACGGCGAGGCCATCTCGACGGCGACCACGTTCTCGGCGTCGATCGTGCAGCAGTCGGCCGACCTCCTCCGGAGCGCCGGCGTCGACGACCCCTCGCGGTACCTGTCGGCGCTCGTCCACACGACGATCGACCGCGCGCTCAGCGCAGCGGCTCCCTCCCTCGGCGACGGGCCGCCGGTCCTCCCGTGA
- a CDS encoding SUMF1/EgtB/PvdO family nonheme iron enzyme, producing MSDVELARIPAGSVELHDARRRTRWTVALEPFEIGVYPVTGEQVSEVLGVAASHPRRPAVEVSWQRAVRFCNALSEWEGLDPAYAVDGEEVRWHVDSDGFRLPTEAEWEYACRAGSTGPHYGPLAEVAWTAGDGVTSPQPVGGKLPNLHGLFDTLGNAWEWCWDFLDTERYDDYRVFRGGGFADDAWSVRAGTRRGGGPRMTHDDVGFRVARGGFDAVDAAQGWSAAFDAERAAGGDPRPPGWTPRR from the coding sequence GTGAGCGACGTCGAGCTGGCCCGCATCCCCGCGGGCAGCGTCGAGCTGCACGATGCGCGCCGCCGGACGCGCTGGACCGTCGCGCTCGAGCCGTTCGAGATCGGTGTCTACCCCGTCACGGGGGAGCAGGTGTCCGAGGTGTTGGGGGTCGCGGCATCCCACCCTCGCCGTCCCGCGGTCGAGGTGAGCTGGCAGCGTGCCGTGCGGTTCTGCAACGCGCTGTCGGAGTGGGAGGGCCTCGACCCGGCGTACGCGGTGGACGGCGAAGAGGTGCGCTGGCACGTCGACAGCGACGGGTTCCGGCTGCCGACCGAGGCGGAGTGGGAGTACGCCTGCCGCGCCGGCTCGACCGGCCCGCACTACGGCCCGCTCGCCGAGGTCGCGTGGACGGCGGGCGACGGTGTCACCTCGCCGCAGCCGGTCGGCGGCAAGCTCCCCAACCTCCACGGGCTGTTCGACACCCTCGGGAACGCGTGGGAGTGGTGCTGGGACTTCCTCGACACCGAGCGGTACGACGACTACCGCGTCTTCCGCGGCGGCGGCTTCGCCGACGACGCCTGGAGCGTCCGCGCCGGCACGCGCCGCGGCGGTGGCCCGCGCATGACGCACGACGACGTCGGGTTCCGTGTCGCGCGAGGAGGCTTCGACGCCGTGGATGCCGCGCAGGGCTGGTCGGCCGCGTTCGACGCCGAGCGGGCGGCGGGCGGCGACCCGCGGCCGCCGGGCTGGACGCCGCGCCGCTGA